One Hydractinia symbiolongicarpus strain clone_291-10 chromosome 7, HSymV2.1, whole genome shotgun sequence genomic window, ttcataatatatattttattttatttcatattttttaagcaGGAAACACGTTGACAACAGTTTTTAATTAACTGAAGTGTTTCATCCTATGGAAATActcgtaaataaataaatcaattaaaATGCTTAGCATATGATTAAGAACAGCTTGAATGATTTCCATCGTTTCACGATTACAATCAACATGTGTTGGCTTTTTTATACACATTTTGGAAGCAGATGCAGCCTCTACAATTTACAGTTGACTGAAATTAGTCACTTCATTTTGACTAGGAAACAAAGCACGATACTTGTGGAATGATTGACCATTTGTTCTAAAACAGGGTGGTCCATAACCTGGTGGTGGTCGAATGTTTGCTGACAAAGAAGCAAAGCTATTGTATACACTTATATTTACAGGACGTATTTTTATAACAGTATTACTATTACAGACATACTCATTCTGTATATAAATtcggaaataataataataataataataataataataaatccgAAAATGTTTGGCTTGGGCTGAAATGCTGCTTAACAAATCATGATCCAGCAGGAAATTCTAAAAAGGCAGGCAGGGTCACCTTGCCATTGTGACAACACTTAAAATGGTTTTCGTTATTGAATTTAATTGCTTCACAATGCTGACACATTAAAATTACTTGCAGAATGCATAAGAGGTAACACATTGTTATTATTaagtagcctagttaactaaggtttcttcgaggatatcaaattcagtttctctcaaacgaaagcttagaTGCAAACAGATGTCGGAGCAAATTCCCAAATTTCAAAACCAACTCATAGCAAACCCCGCATTACAATCAACCAATCGTCTTAAGGTCGGCATAGTCACGTCTTACCCTCTTAAGTAATtcaagaattaattatatttgttcgggTGAGTGATGTAAGTCGCGCTCAAAACAGGATTTCCCGATATTGGTCACGTGAGTAAAtaacaatagaattaaccaatcaaaaagcgtgGTCGGTATTCTGGCCGCAGGAAAATCGTTttagacccagcgtaatttttcccaccttaactattcCGACTTCCTTGTttgaagaaaaattatgctgtggAGGCCTAACTCGATAACGCAAAAGGTCTGTGTCTTTGCCTGTACAAAGTTTTCATTTGCACGTCTTACATTTTGTCACAGAGCGTTCCCTTCCCGGACTTGGTCAGCTTCTTGAACAGCCGCATTGGTCTAATTTTTCATTACCTGTTAAACATGATGTTACCTTTGTCTTTCAGCATGGTCCCTTAACCGAGCACCATTAACCACTACATGATTTTGTAGGCGCAGAAGACGATGTGCATAATTATGCTCAACGTAATCATTGCAATTTCTGACGGGAGATACGCATAGCCATGTTTAATTAGAAAATTGTTTGGAGGGGAAACATTTATGATTGACTACGTGTAGTTCCTTTGTAAATAATtaccaaaattcaaaacaaataaaaaggaaATAAGTGATCTGACTAGcagcgaaataaaaaaagaaacaagtaAATCTACTAACTAAATCTACTCACAtgtacaaataaacaaaaaataataataagtcgCATGTGGCGGCTCTAAATGTTAGCGCAACACGAAAACGAGGTTTATTATGAACCATTTGAAATTATAGCGGGAGAGTGCACaaactacttaaaaaaatacactttttccttatttttggCTCCACTTGAGTGCAATATGGATTAGTTTTAAGCGCTATTACCTCATAGTAAAACAGTTAATGGTTTGGAAGACTTCGGATCGTTGCGTGTTGCcgaattaaaaaagattttgtttgtttataaggAGAAAACATCTGGCAAAAAAGCTGACCTTATCCTTCAAGTTTATGCTGTATTCTGTCGCGTAACAAATAATAGGAACACTGTTAATATCCCTACATGTTCTGAAGAAGATCGCAATACTTATGGTATTATAAAGGGAGAGTGTCATAAGGTCCCATGGAGCCAAGATCTCAGTAAAACACCACCATTCAActgtacaattatcttgtaataAGAACTGTTAAATACAAACATATTCTTCTTAAAAGTCCACAGTACAAAAGGCTTAAGTCATTTCAATTCTTTCAAGaaggttttataaaaaatattgaaactgCCTCAACATTACACACTGTTATTTTGATGTTAAAATGAAGGCGTCCATGAGAAATAAATTGTGCATGGTCATTGTAAAACTATGTTCCACTACTAGTGATGTTGCAGCTGCTGCTTGCACCTATCCGGCTGGTACTGGTCTTGGCGGGTTTGACCATTGTAATCATGTAGGTGGTGTGCTCTTTGGATTGGAGAATGGAATGTACCACCTGACTTGTCCAATGATGTACCGATAGAGGAGGTATTGATAGATAAGATAAAGTTTGGTAGTAACCCATCTCAAATTTTAAAGCCAAGAACAAACTTGTATGATCCACTGAAGACGACAGACAGATTAATAATACACACTTGAATTAACTTAAGCAAGACCTTTCTGCTTGTTTGGAGCAATGTTGCTTTTTTTTGTTCCATGGCGTAAACCAATAGCCAAAGGAGCTGTTCAAAAGGTACAAGGGAAATTGGTTAGTTTAGACACCAATCCTGACCATGTTGTGACATCTGAGACTGTAATGACTTCAAATGAAACACCTTGCTCTTTCAATGATCACTATGACATCACTAAAAGAGGATTCGAGGATATGATGGATCATTATGCTTCATCCCTTTCTGTTTCTCAATCAAAAACATACAAAATTGAGAAAAGTACAAGTGGACAAAGTTCATCCAGTCAGTGGCGTAAACACCgtttgttaaaaataacagCATCAAACTTCTACATGGCATGCATGAACACTGTCGAAAGCAATGCTTTATAGTTCCTTCAACACAAATGCAACATGGCATGGTAAGCAATACGAAAATCATGTGCTGAAGTTATATAAATCATCGTTTCAGGATAAAAACATTCATGTTGACAGTGTTGGATTGCTTCTTTCCAAAGATTATCCATATTTAGGAGCAACTCTCGATGGTTAACATCCACTCTGGTCAAAAGTGGGGAGTTGAAATAAAATGCCCCTTTTTCGAAATATAACGTGGAGCAAACTCTAAAAgataagaggtttttcttaaGAGATAAAAATGGCAAAATGTCGTTATCAACTTCCCACAAATATTACTATTAGTTACAGGGTCAACTATTTTGTTCTCAACTAAACCACATCGACTTCGTCGTATGGCTTGGGAATAAGGAGCCCTTATATGtcgagaaaatattttttgatgaaaAACACTGGTCTTCTAAAATGTTACCTGGGTTGAGTCGTTTTTACAGAAGAGGTGTATTTCCTGAGTATTTTACACAGAGAGTTGCAGATAGGAAGAAATTATACTTACATGGTGGTTGAAACAACAATCCTTAACGCTTATGGTAAAAAACGCTACAAGGAGGTAGCTGATGaaactttattttcacaaaaattaattggTTCTTCCGTAAAAACTATGTATTTTCATTGGTTGAtcatatgtaaacaaataactTGATGGGTTCATATCGACAAAGGGATTATTCCATCCAAAATGTGATAACATTTGACTTTAACAATTCCTCTTTTCACATGTATTCTGACAGCAGCAATCCTAGCAGTTTCTTTAGTTTCTTCTGCTGTAAGCTTGTCTCGCTGACCTTTATATGGTAGAATATTCAAAGTTACACCATCAGGAAGAATGTCTGATATGTCAAAACCACTATCAGCCATTACATTATCACCACAAGTTAATAGAGACAAAATTCCAGACTTTTTCGTTAGTTCTTTGTCACTTACTCGACCAGTATCATAACTTTGATACAAACGTGACACTTCCATTTGGGGATATCCCCACCAAGGGTTTCCAAGTGTTATGATGTTTATACTGTGACCACGTTTGTGACTGTGATGCCATAGAAGAAGGGGTTTGTATAGAAACTTCAGTTACATCAATGATAACACGTGTTGTGGGACACTCTCGAAATTGGTTAGGCATGTATTTTCGAACCATCTGTTGAGAAGGAAATGGGAACAGCAGAGGAAGTTCATAATAAAGAAAGTTTATCCAAGTGGTAAGTTTTCTTGAGATGTGACAAGAAGATACCTTAAAACGATCAGCAATATCATCAACAAACAAACCAACCTTCAAACGTACTGAGACAATAAAAAACTCATCCAATAAAGACAGTGAACGTTTACGACCAGGTTGGAATGACAATATCTTAAGACTTTGGACCAGACCAATAGTGGATACGACGTAATTTTGGTTCCAAGTATGAAAAAACTGATAACAGTGACTCATAGTTTGGGAAAAACAGTGTAACATTTTACTGCACGTGGATcactttttattgtttctaaggaAAATGCGTTGCTCTGGTATGAATTGATTTCCTTGTTAAGAtccataactttattttttagcacAACAATATTATTGGAAAATTTCTTGATGTCATCTTCCATTTTCTCCTTAAGTATACATATATTGACTAAGGAATTTTGTGTTGAATGAAACTTGGCATATGATTGATTGATCATGAGCTGTTGTATACTCATTTCTGTCATCGTTTAAAACATAGGCAGTGTGAACAAATGAAAATTCTGTCTGTGTCCCTGCCTCAATACTTGATTCTGTGTTGTCTTCAGAAATTGAACTTTCTCAAATTGGGTCAGTAAAACTAACAGGTGAAAAATGTGGTGAAAGTAAAACACTGCTATTATCTTCAATATTAGATGTTGAAATCAAGTGTTCAGTTGATAAGGAGGAACTGCGATTTCTTGGAGGTCTAGATGGTTTAGTGGAAGTAAAACTGATGTATAGTTCAATGATGGTTTAATTCCCTTATGCAATCTCCAGCTGGTTGGGTTCCTTTTATATTGGTCTTCTCTGAAGTGAAGGTGACATAGATATGTGTTTTTGGTAACAGAGAATCCATCTTTAACATCTTGACGCTTGATCAAGCTATACCATGCACTTTTCTCTGGATTTTGCATggggaatttaaaaaaataaaatggggTTCTACTTCCGTTTTTGTCGTAGTACGTACTGTTACGTCCAAAAGCTGCGCACTGCAATCCACGAGAATATTTTCGTTTTCCTGCCACACCCTTACTACTACTAGCCTCTTATTATTTTATCTGTATCcataattttagaaaatatgGAAATAAAGCTCACTAAAAGGTTAAAATCTTGTGGTAAAGTCTTCTTCTCAACAAAAACAcgctgtgaaaaataaaatattcataatAAACTTGCGGAACAGATATGTCAATAGGCTTATTAGAGCAACGAACTAAATCGGAAACTTAATTCACAAACTTTTCTTcttctattattaaagagaattaAAATGCATTGATGGTGGCTTGATAgcaaaagtaaatatttttttaatactgtaacaggttactgAATAAGGGTCGATCAGATATTTGGCATGTCATAGATACAGGTTTTCGTGTAGCTATCTATCAGTCAGGTATTAATATAGCTACTCCATGGTTATTGCAGAAATTACttccaagttttttttatacaaaacagaGCTAGCCTGTGTGTTGCCTTGATCTGCACATGATCAAATCTCAAGAAAAAACAACGCAACAAAAAACCTAGAAAAAATAGGGGACGTACTTATTGGCTTTTTTACTAGAGTTATACTTTAGCCAGTTGGTCCATTTGTGCTGACAAAATaatcatcattttttatttttacaccgATTATATATGATTAATATgactatttatttatatatatttatatttttaaatttatgtgaTTAATGGAACGTTTCAGCCTACTTCATCGATCCCTAGACATGCGTTTAAAGTTCGGAAAACAACAACGACTGCATATCCCCGAAATTTCCGGGATATTTTAATTTGGCGTACTGATAACTGACACCTAGCTTTCAATTCTCCGCTATCTTGTAATAATCCAAGTTTATGATAAAACTGGATGGTTTTTCTTATTTCGTTCTTGTTTAGATATGAATGAATTAATTCCCAACAAATCAATTCATCGTATTGAGGTTGTCGCCTCAAATCACGAGGAAGACCGTACTTGTCTAACGTACGTTTTGCACCACGAAGATCATACATTGGGAAATTCCCTACGTTATGTTCTAATGAAAAATGCTGCAGTTGAGTACTGCGGTTATAGCGTACCACATCCTTCTGAAGAGAAGATTAACCTTCGCATCCAAACTCGAGAAAAACCGTGCAAGGAAGTGTTGAAAGCCTCGTTTGTTGAACTGCAAAAGGTTTGCAATTATGTGTTAAACACGTTCAAAAATTCGGTAATGGAATTCAAGGAAGGAAAAGTGGACGAAGATGtaacaaaggaaaatgaagaagatgaagaagatgatgaggatgaagaagaagaggagGATGGCCAAGAAAATTAAAGTAATAATGATTAAGCTTGTGTGAAGTTCAACTCGGCGTTAATCAGCATTCCATATTAAGTTTTTTGTAATCTCCGAGTGAAAGAACATGGATTGTAGtcaaaaagcaaaatttttgttttattattttctgatttttttctgataggGGGTGAGTGGGTGGGTGTATGTCGCTGCTATATAACATTATTTTCTTCGTATCAGGCTGAATGTTTCAATTGAAATTGAGTCCCCGCGAAAATCTAGAAAGTAGCCATCCGCGAAAATTTGTCGCCGCGATATTTTTCAATTATTGTCAGATCGgtgaaatataagaaaaattccATAAACGAAATCTCCACTTCCACAAGCGTTTGTATATTTTACTTCCTTCGTTTGTCACCTCCCAGTTTTCTCATATGAaaacttggaggaaagaatacggaaggagaaacaactcttttaattctattgaaacactgcgtgaggttctagcaggtgtctgtatagaaacttaattcaCCGTTCCCATAAAGAGTGAGATGCGCAATGCATTGTGGTACTTGAAGTCAAGAAAAAAAaccgaaattaaaaaaaattgcttgcgTGTAACAATTAAATAACCGTAGCAATATATTGTGGAGAGTAATCatgttttgttacaaaataaTTATCTCCATGATCATAGCTCTTTGTAAAAACTTTATCTCTGTAATAGATTAATCAagtgtttaacaaaacaaagtagAAAAAGGCTTATTTGAGGGAAGGATAGTGAAACGACAACTTATAATGGATTTTAATGAAGATTTAAGTATATTTTTTACGGATAATGATACTGCCCTTGAGCCTAGCTTTTCTCAAAGCTCTAGCACGGTATCAAGGCCAGTTTTCAGAGAAATTTCAAATCAGGAAATTGAAAGAGACGAAGAAGAGGAACTGACCTGTAGTATAAAAGAATGGTCCAAAGACTTATCTCTTTTGCCTGCcatttctcataaaaaactaCAAAAGTATATGGTAGAAGATACTTTAGAAGTGGATAATAAATCTAGAGGTGCAATTAAGCACAAAATTCTGGGATACAGGTTATTTAAAGAGCATTTCGTGAAGAAGGTCAGAGTAAAACCAAATATTGTTGCAAATACAAGTTTGTTTATTGTTAAATGCCTGGTAACAGCCTCCAtgaagaaaattcaatacagCGTGTACATTCACCTTTGTCAAAAATCTGGAGATGTTTTATATGCTAAATGCAACTGCAAAGCTGGAGCAGGGGGTTGTTGTAAGCATGTCGCTGCAGTCCTTTACCAGCTTGTAGATTACAGGGAACTAGAACTGAAAAGTGTTCCTGATGATAAAGTATGTACAGATGTTTTGCAACAGTGGCATGTACCTGGTGAAGCTGCGAACTCTGaggctattttattttcaaacttgCAGTTTGAAAAGGCTGATTTTGAAAAGGACAAAAATAAAAGTCGCAAAAGACCAATAGTTACTGGTGACCGAAAGCACTGTTCGACACCGTTATTTGCAAGAGAACCATCAAGTGAAAAAATGAAGCAGCTTAGTGGGAACTTATTAAAACTTAAACAAGGAGTAACAATGGCTACTTTGCTACAAGGAAATGACTATGAGCCTTGCTCTTTTTTCACAACATCTGTGACAAACTGTGAGATGGAAGCAGAGGAAAATGCACCAGTTAGAAAACATATTAATGCACTCAttgaaaactttaattttgatattgaAAGTACCCTGCTGACAGAGCTTAATCTTAATTTCGTGAAAAATCATTTGAGTGTAACATGCAAAGAAATTAAGAATATTGAAGAGAAAACGATAAAGCAATCTAATAGCAAAGCGTGGTTTGCAGAACGAAAAAAAAGGTTAACTGCATCTAATTTTGGAAGTGTAATAAACAGGCGTAAAGGGGTCTTTCCAACTTCATTGTTGAAAAAGATTTTGTgtcaaaataagtcttttttttcagaaGCCTGTAATTATGGAATTTCTACGGAAAGTATTgcagtaaaaaaatatgaattagCAAAAGAAGTTACTGTGGAAAAATgtggtttttttataaatcctAAATGGCCTTGGTTGGGTTGCAGTCCAGATGGAATTGTTAGCGAAACAAAAGCAATTGAAGTTAAATgccctttttcaaaaaaagatttGACGATCGAAGAAGCATGTGgcgacaaaagtttttttttgcaaatgtgTGATGAAGAACCCAAACTTAAACGGAGTCACATATATTATTTTCAGTGCCAAGGTGTCATGGCAGTAACTGGAATTAGTGAATTGGATTTTATAGTTTATACTGAAAAATTTATgcacattgaaactttaaagttTGAGAGTGAAAAATGGAACACGAATTGGTTACCATGtctgacaaaattttattttgactttatgtccaacaaaatatttaaagatacatagcatatatatttttatatacattttatattcgtatatatatattgtttattcCTCATTCTGTGCTATAAGTGGTGGAAGAAAATTGACTAAATAACAGCAAATTACCCAGACTTTATTTAAATCAGGTGCCATTGACAATGGAAATATTGACTGTAAAATTCTAAAGTTTTTAACTCGATTAATTGCTCTCTCCACATGAACTCTTACAGAAGCAATTCTTCTAGTTTCAAGTTCTTCTCCCAAATCTAGTTGTGTTTTACCTTTTAGAAACGCAGGTATATTAAGAGTTACTCCATCAGGTAAATCCTCTTCAATATCGAATCCTCGATCAGCCATTAACGAGTCACCATGttctaataaatttaaaattccacTGTGTCGAGTAATTTTTTGGTCACTACTTCTTCCAGCATATAAATCAGATACGAATGTAACTGCTCCACTTGGTGCAATCCCTACCAATCCTTTAGCAGTGTTGTGATGTTTATAGCTGGAAAAAGTAGCTGATTGGCTGCGGTATGAAGAAGGCATCTCTGTAAATATTTCTGTACAGTCTATTATAACACGTGTTGTGGgatataaatctttaaaacattttggcATTGTCTCTGCTACTGTTTTTTTTGAAGCCCATATAGGAAGTACTCTCAGTTGAGTGTGCAAAAAGTCTAT contains:
- the LOC130648972 gene encoding DNA-directed RNA polymerases I and III subunit RPAC2-like produces the protein MNELIPNKSIHRIEVVASNHEEDRTCLTYVLHHEDHTLGNSLRYVLMKNAAVEYCGYSVPHPSEEKINLRIQTREKPCKEVLKASFVELQKVCNYVLNTFKNSVMEFKEGKVDEDVTKENEEDEEDDEDEEEEEDGQEN